The genomic region CCGAAGGGAGCGCCGCGGCGACCTTCGGCGGCGCGGCCGCCGGCGCGGGGGCGGGCTTCGGAACGGAAGCAGGGGCCGGCTGCGGCGCAGCAACGGGCCGCGGCGTCGGCAGAGCCTGCGGCGACGACGGCGGCTTGGCGGCGGCGGCGCGCTTGTCGGCCTCCGCTCGCGCCGTCCCTTCGGCGCTAGGGCCCGCCGAAGGGAGCGCCGCGGCGGGCTTCGGGGGCGCGGCCGCCGGAGGGAGCTTCGCCGCGGGCAGGGCCTGCGGCGACGATGGGGGCTTCGCGATGGGGACCGGCGCAGCCTGAGGAGCCGGCGCGGGTTTCGTGGGTGCGGCCGCCGGCGCCTGCAGCTGGATCGGGGCGGGAGCCGGGGGCTGAACGGCGGCCGGCCGGATCGGCGGCGTCGAGAGCGCGGGCTTGGGCTCGAGGGGCGCCACCTGCGAGACCGGGACCTTCGGCATCCCCGGCGGCGGTTCCACGACCGGCGCCGCGGGGTCCGCCGGGGCGGCCGCGGAGACCCCCTCCGGCCCGGTGAGGCCGTTGAGGATGCCGTCGAGGTCGGTGAGGATGTCCTCGATCTCCTTGTCGGAGCCTTCTTCGCTCATGCGGGAGTCTGCCGGTCCTTCATCTTGACGGCCATGTCCTCGGGGTTCGATGCGTTCTCGAGGACTTCCGCCTCCCCGAGCTTCCCCTCCGCCAGCAGGCGCAGGAGGTCCTGGTCGAAGGTGTGCATCCCGTAGTAGTCGCCGGCTTCCATCGCCTTGAGCATCTCTCCGGGCTTGTTCTCGGCGATGTTGCGGCGCACGACGTTGTTGGAGACGAGCACCTCGGTGGCCGGCAGGCGGCCGCGACCGTCCTTCGCGCCGACGAGGCGCTGCGCGAGCACGCCCTTGAGGGCGTAGGAGAGCTGCTGACGCGCCTGGGCGGCCCGCCGCTCGGGGACGCTGTCGACGATGCGGTCGATGGTCTGCGCCGCGTCCATGGTGTGGATCGTGGAGAGCACGAGGTGCCCGGTCTCGGCGGCGACGAGCGCGGCCTCGATGGTCTCGGGGTCGCGCATCTCGCCGATGACGACGACGTCGGGGTCCTGGCGCAGCACGTGCTTGAGCGCGGCGGCGAAGGAACGCGTGTCGCGGCCGACCTCGCGCTGGACGATGGAGCCCTTGAGGTCCTGGTGGAAGAACTCCACGGGGTCCTCGACGGTGACGATGCGGCAGCTGCGGCTCTCGTTGAGGTGATGGACGAAGGCGTTGAGGGAGGTGGTCTTGCCGGCCCCGGTGATGCCCGCGAAGAGGATGAGCCCGCGCGATTCCGACGCGAAGCGCTCCATGGCCTTGGGCGGGAGGTTGAGCTCGGCGAAGGTCCGGACCTTCAGCGGCACCACGCGCAGGCTCAGCGCGAGGGAGCCGCGCTGGCGGAAGAGGTTGATGCGGAAGCGCGAGACGCCCGGGAGGCTGTAGGCGAAGTCGAGTTCGTCGAGCTTCTCGAACTCCTTGGCCTGCGCCGGGGTGAGGAGCTGCGTCGAGATCTTCCCGATGTCCTCGGCCGAGAGCTTCTGGATGTTGGCCGCCGCCACGAGCTGTCCATGGACGCGCACGGCGGGCGAGGCGTCCGCCTTGAAGTGGACGTCGGAGATGCCCTTCTCCACCATCAGCTTCAGCAGCGCGGCGATGTCCATGGGACCTCTAGAAATCCAGCGTATACGTGAAAGAACCCGGGCCGCACCTGCGGCCCGGGTTCTCGTGGGCGAAGCAAGGCGGCCGTTCTAGCCTTGGCGCACCTCGATCCCCTTCAGCACCAGCCATTCCATAGCGAGGGGGCTGACGATGGCGCCTTTCGGTATTGTAATCTCCCGCGACCCCGGCGTCAACGCGTTTTTGAGCTCCCGCTCCGTCAGGAAACGGCGTCCGGGCACGGGAGGCAGACCGCGGCCCTTCCCGGGACCGGCGGGCTCCCCCTCCCGTACGCGCGCGGGCGCCTGTGGGACCCGCATGCCCGCGGGGAGTGCCGCATCCGGACGCCGTCCGGGCGCGGCCCGCACGCGTCGCAGGACGGCGTCGATGAGGTCGTCGCGGGTGAACATCCCGGCGGGTCCTTTCCGGCCCCGCTCAGGCCTTGATGGCGATCTTCGAGAGGTACTTCTCGAGGTCGCCGTGCGGCCGCGGGATGATGTGGACGCCGACGAGCTCCCCGACCTTCTGGGCCGCCGCCGCGCCCGCCTCGACCGCCGCGCGCACCGCGCCGACCTCTCCGCGGCAGAGCGTGGTCACCAGCCCGGAGCCGACCCGCTCGTAGCCGATCATCTCCACCTTGGCCGTCTTGGCCATGGCGTCGGTGGCCTCGATCATGCCGATGAAGCCCTTGGTCTCCACCATCCCCAGCGCGTCCTTGGTCTCAGCCATTTTCAGTCCCTCTCAGTGGTCGTAGTTCGAATCGCGCGATTCCTGACGCTCGCCGACCTCCAGGCCGGCGTTGCACCAGGGACAGCGGCGGGCGGGCGAGTAGGTGCGCACGCACTCCTCGTCGTCGGCCCACCATTCCTCGAAGAACATCTCGACCTTCTTGTGGCAGCGGATGCAGTAGCGGTCGAAGCCGGCCCCGCAGGACGCGCAGTACTTCGGCGGGTTCTCGCCGCGGTGCACGATGGCGCCGCAGGCCCCGCACTGCATGTCCTCGACGAGGCGGACCTTCTTCTCGTCGGCCATCAGTAGCCCTTGCCGCCCTGCGGCTTCGCGTCCGTGACGATGGCGACGCTCGCGGAGGTTCCCAGGCGCGTCGCGCCGGCCTTCACCATCGCCTGCGCGGTGGCGCAGTCGCGGATGCCGCCCGAGGCCTTCACGCCCATGAGCGGCCCCACGGTCTCGCGCATGAGCTTCACGTCCGACACGGTGGCGCCGCCGCCGCCGAAGCCGGTCGAGGTCTTCACGAAGTCGGCGCCGACCTCCTTGGACATGCGGCAGGCGCGGACCTTCTCGTCGTCGGTGAGCATCGTCGTCTCGAGGATGACCTTGAGGATCTTCCCCCGGGTCGCCTCGCGCACCGCGCGGATGTCGTCGCGGACGTAGGCGTCGTTGCCCGACTTGAGCGCCCCGACGTTGATGACCATGTCGATCTCATCGGCGCCGTTGGCGATGGCGTCGCGCGCCTCGATCGCCTTCACGGTCGGCGTCGTGGAGCCGAGCGGGAAGCCGATGACGGTGCAGACCTTGACCGTCGAGCCGCGCAGCAGCTGCGCGCAGAGCGGGACGTAGCTCGGGTTCACGCAGACCGAGGCGAAGGAGTTCTCCCGCGCCTCCTGACAGAGGACGGCGACCTCGTTCTGCGTCGCGTTGGGCTTGAGCAGGGTGTGATCCACCATCGAGGCCACGGCGAGGCAGGTCTTCGTCGGGTCGCAGGCCGCGACGCGGTCGGCGCCGAGGGTCTTGAGCTCGGGCGCGGCGGCTTCGAGCGCGCGGCAGTGCGGGCACTCGGGACCGTGGGTGTGTCCGTCGTCGTCCTTGAGGGGCGCGCCCTTGTAGGGCTGCCACTCCTTGCCGCCGAACACCTTGCCGGCGGTGCCGACGGTGGTGGCGCGGACGGGGGCGGCGGAAGCGCCGGGGTTCGGGCAGCCGCAGGAGCTCCCCGCGCCGGAGCCGCCTTTCAGGTAGCCCCGCTCCGCGAGGACGCGGATGACGGCCTCGACGACGACACGGATCTCTTGTTCAGTCATAGTTTCCTCTCCACGCCGTTGACGCACGCCGCGTCCACGATGCCGCAGACGACCGTGCGCACCGGCGCTCCGGGGTCGCCCAGGATGCT from Elusimicrobiota bacterium harbors:
- a CDS encoding PilT/PilU family type 4a pilus ATPase, coding for MDIAALLKLMVEKGISDVHFKADASPAVRVHGQLVAAANIQKLSAEDIGKISTQLLTPAQAKEFEKLDELDFAYSLPGVSRFRINLFRQRGSLALSLRVVPLKVRTFAELNLPPKAMERFASESRGLILFAGITGAGKTTSLNAFVHHLNESRSCRIVTVEDPVEFFHQDLKGSIVQREVGRDTRSFAAALKHVLRQDPDVVVIGEMRDPETIEAALVAAETGHLVLSTIHTMDAAQTIDRIVDSVPERRAAQARQQLSYALKGVLAQRLVGAKDGRGRLPATEVLVSNNVVRRNIAENKPGEMLKAMEAGDYYGMHTFDQDLLRLLAEGKLGEAEVLENASNPEDMAVKMKDRQTPA
- a CDS encoding BMC domain-containing protein: MAETKDALGMVETKGFIGMIEATDAMAKTAKVEMIGYERVGSGLVTTLCRGEVGAVRAAVEAGAAAAQKVGELVGVHIIPRPHGDLEKYLSKIAIKA
- the deoC gene encoding deoxyribose-phosphate aldolase, giving the protein MVDHTLLKPNATQNEVAVLCQEARENSFASVCVNPSYVPLCAQLLRGSTVKVCTVIGFPLGSTTPTVKAIEARDAIANGADEIDMVINVGALKSGNDAYVRDDIRAVREATRGKILKVILETTMLTDDEKVRACRMSKEVGADFVKTSTGFGGGGATVSDVKLMRETVGPLMGVKASGGIRDCATAQAMVKAGATRLGTSASVAIVTDAKPQGGKGY